The Flavobacterium psychrotrophum region GTACATCATCAAGACTTGCAAATCCTAATGCGAAAAATCTAAGTAAAGGAGAAGGCGTAATTATATATCCTAATCCTAATGATGGAAACTTCTATATTCAAGTAGACAATGTTAAAGAAAAGGCTAATGCCAGATTAACAGACATGACAGGTAAAGTGTTAGCTACTTACATACTGAATAAAGGCGAAAATAAAATTGAAAATAAAAATCTTGCTGCCGGAACTTATAATATTATTTTACAAATTGACGGTAAAACAGAAAACCGGCAATTGATTGTGAAGTAAAATATTTGAATAAAATTAAATGGGAAGTTTTGGCCTTACTGGTCAAAACTTCCTTATTTTTATTTATTAAATTACCCAAACCACCAAACCAATGAAAAAATTATTTTTCTTCTTTTTTTTAGCATGGATTACCGCCAATGCCCAAAAGGAACTTTGGGGCGTTTCGGAATATACTAATTTTTCAGATGTACAGGGAAATATTATAAAATTTGACATGAACGGTGAGAATGCAATCACAATGCACCATTTTAATTACCCTACCGGCAAATTACCGCGAAGCAAGCTGTTTTTAGCCAGCAATGGCAAACTCTACGGCACAGCTGCTTTTGGTGGCATTGGAAGTACAACCAGTACTAATGAACAAGATGGGTATGGTATACTTTATGAATATGATTTAACATTTGATACCTATAAAGTCGTTCATTATTTCAATTTACCACCTACGCCAAATGGAAATAGTGCTACTAATCCTTTTACCAGTGTAATTGAGCCTGTTGTGGGTAAATTATATGGTGGTGCAGCTAATCGTTTTTATGTATATGACATTGCTACTCAAACGGTCTCTTTTCTTAGTCATAATTATTCATTTGAAGCCATGGGGCCAATTAACGATTTGATAAAAGCGTCTGACGGCTTCTTATATGCTGTTTCCAATCAGGCTTTTCCCTGCACAAGCCCGGCTCCCAACCAATCTAATCAAGGTTCCATATTAAAAGTAAATACCAGCAACAATACGGTTCAAAAAGTTGCTTATTTTAACTGTGATGGCTCAACGGGAATTGGAGGTAAAAGTATGACAGAAGCCTTACCTAATAAAATATTTTTCTTAAGTAGCGGAGGTTACATATTTTTTCCTGATGAAGGGTATGCATTACCTGCCGGTACAATAATTGAGTTTGACATGCTTACCAATACGCTTACTCCTAAGATAACATTCGATTTTTTCAGTTCTTTAGGCTATGAACCATCGGGATTCGCCCTTTTTAATGGATATTTATATGGCGTTTGTGCCGGAGGTGGCGATACTTATAAGAATGGTTACACATCAGGCATTTTTAACAAAACAGGGACTGTTTTTAAGTATAATCCCAATGATAATACAATTGTGAAGTTAGCAGATTTAGATCTTAACAGATTTGGTCCATCGAATATAATGGCATCAAGTGATGGCCATTTAGCCGGAAATCTTAGTAATTCTGGTGTATTTAAGTATAATGTGGATGATAACAGCTTACAATTTTCTGATCTTAATACCTACAGTGATCCGGGGAATCAGTTTTACACCCGAAACCTGATCGAAATTTGCCGCAAGCCTTCCTACAACTATGTCGAAAATGATAGCTATACAATATGCGAAGGAGAATCGTTTACTTTTGACATCCATAACACTAATGCTACAGGATATATCTGGAAAAGAGATGATCAAGTACTGGCCCCCCAAACAACAGCCATACTCAGCCTAAGCGGCCTTGCAATCGGGGATAGCGGCGATTATACCTGCGAGATGCTGAATGAATGTGGGACAACTGTTTCTATGCCCATCCATCTAACGGTAGAAGCCTGCATGGGGCTGGATGAGGAAATAGGCTATAAAAATGCCATATCTCTTTATCCCAATCCGGCACAAAGTTCCATCAATATCAAGTTACCCCAAAGTATTAAAGCATTAATTACCGGTATCAGCATTGTCAATATGCTGGGGCAGGAAGTATACCTAAGCAATCAACAAACGGCCGGAATCGATATAACTTCCTTAAGTGTGGGTATATACATTGTAAAAATCAAGACCCAAAAAGGAAGCTGGGAAGGGAAGTTTATCAAGCAGTAACAGCACCTCCCTCCTTCCCCTACCCGCGTGTATTCCCTTTATCAGTAAAGATAACGTTGAATTGAGATTGCGGCAATCCGGCCAAATAGTGTACCTTTGGCAATCATTTTAAATTTAAGCACCATGAACGAACTAAACGAAAAGATCAGCGCAGGTATCGAAGCATTCCAGAAAGAATCAGAAGCCTTCGCTCAAGGCAACAAAGCGGCAGGCGCTCGTGCCCGTAAAGCTACCCTGGAACTGGAGAAATTATTTAAGGAGTATCGTAAATCATCTATCGAGGAAGGAAAGAAATAATCCTTTTGAAAGCCCTTTGATTCGATCACTTCCATAGCTTCCAATACTCCAATAAAAGTTAATTAATGCTGTATTTGCTTATCCAATGACGCTTTATGATATGATAGAGTCCACCTCAAAACCCTCTTGAACACGAGGTACAAATGAGGTACAAAAACCGGCAAAAAATCATAACAAAGCTAAAGTTACAGGAAACAAAAACCCAGTTAAAACGCTATTTTATAACATTTTAACTAGGTTTCTTTGTTTTGTCTTGTGATATTTTGCGTCCTCTATTTACCGATACAGAAATTAGCAAAAATATTACCTAACAATTCATCATTAGTAACCTGACCGGTAATTTCACCAAAATAATATAGTGCCTGGCGGATATCAATCGCAATTAGGTCGGCAGGAACACCCGAGGTTAAACCAAAAGTCACTTTCTGTATTTCTTCAAGAGCTTTTATCAATGCATCATAATGGCGGCTGTTAGTTACAATCGTTTCATTATTATGGAGTGCCCCGGTATTTACAAAAGAAAGTAATTTGTCTTTTAAGCGTTCTACACCTGCATTTTCTTTGGCAGATATAAGCATTACATCCTCAATATCAGTCAGTATATTTTCACTTTGTTCAGCAGTAAGCTTATCGGCTTTGTTTGCTATAATAATTAACGGCTTAAGCGGAAACTGATTTTTTATCTTCCCTATCTCATTTTTGAGACGGGCTATTTCGCCATCTGTTGCTGAAAGCTGGTAACTATCTACCAGATAAACCACTACCTGCGCCTGGTTTATCTTTTCAA contains the following coding sequences:
- a CDS encoding T9SS type A sorting domain-containing protein, which produces MKKLFFFFFLAWITANAQKELWGVSEYTNFSDVQGNIIKFDMNGENAITMHHFNYPTGKLPRSKLFLASNGKLYGTAAFGGIGSTTSTNEQDGYGILYEYDLTFDTYKVVHYFNLPPTPNGNSATNPFTSVIEPVVGKLYGGAANRFYVYDIATQTVSFLSHNYSFEAMGPINDLIKASDGFLYAVSNQAFPCTSPAPNQSNQGSILKVNTSNNTVQKVAYFNCDGSTGIGGKSMTEALPNKIFFLSSGGYIFFPDEGYALPAGTIIEFDMLTNTLTPKITFDFFSSLGYEPSGFALFNGYLYGVCAGGGDTYKNGYTSGIFNKTGTVFKYNPNDNTIVKLADLDLNRFGPSNIMASSDGHLAGNLSNSGVFKYNVDDNSLQFSDLNTYSDPGNQFYTRNLIEICRKPSYNYVENDSYTICEGESFTFDIHNTNATGYIWKRDDQVLAPQTTAILSLSGLAIGDSGDYTCEMLNECGTTVSMPIHLTVEACMGLDEEIGYKNAISLYPNPAQSSINIKLPQSIKALITGISIVNMLGQEVYLSNQQTAGIDITSLSVGIYIVKIKTQKGSWEGKFIKQ
- a CDS encoding histone H1 gives rise to the protein MNELNEKISAGIEAFQKESEAFAQGNKAAGARARKATLELEKLFKEYRKSSIEEGKK